In the genome of Thiorhodovibrio winogradskyi, the window ATGCCCTGCTCGACCAGGCGCAGGGTGGCGACCTCGCCCTCGCGCACGGCGCGGCGAAACTGGCCTTGGTAGAGGTCAAAGGCCTTGATCAGATCGCGATGGGCATCGAGCTGGTAAAGATAAAAATTGGCCGGAGACTCGTCCATGCAGAAGACCTTGATCTCCTGCGCCTTGGCCGCTTCGATCACGGACTTGTAGTCGGCATAAAGCACCAGGGTGTCGATGCCCTGGGTCTGTAGCCATTCCACGCAGGCATCGCCGCGCATCACCCCAACCTGAAAGCCATGCAGGGATTCAACCCGCGTCAGCCCGCCGATGGAGCTATCGCGATAAATGGACACCGGCAGGCTGGCGTAGGGCGCGGAGAAGTCATACAGCGGCTCCCGTCCCGGGGTGGCGAAGATGTTCTCGATCACATCGGCCTCGCCATCAAGCAGCAGGCGCTGGGCCTGGTCCCACTGGGTGGCGATCAGCTCGACCCCGATGCCGGTTGCTTCCTCCCACAGCCGCCAGACATCGACCAGATAGCCGTCCTCCTCGCCCTGGGCATCGAGAAAGAGATAGGGTGGGTAGTTCTCGTCGCCGACCACGCGCAGGACTTGGCGTTCGTCCTGAGCCTGGGCTGGGAGGGCGAGGAGTAGCAGGCCGAGCAAGGCGCGGGACAGGTTGCAATGCCCTGCGGGACTACTTGGGATGGATGTCGCTTGGATGTTCACGTTGCTCATTGGAGCTGGCTCTGAAGTGCTGCAATGACAGTCCATTAATCATGCGGTAGTGCTTGTCATTGGCTGTAAGAAGGGGCTCATTCAGCGCCAGCGCCGTTGCGGCGATCAACGCATCCCCCAATCGCATTCCATGGCTGAGCGCATAATCGCGAACAAGTCGGACGGCGCGATCAGAGATCGACTCGCTGATCGGTATCAACCGCGCTTGCCAGCGCCGCGTTGTCGCCTCGAAAGCACGCAATTCTGCTTTGTCGCGCATTCCCTGGAGCAATTCCATTTGCGTCACGGCGGAGAGCTGGATTTTTGGCTGTAAGGCTTCAATCCGCTGGTAGGCGGTTGGATCGCCACGCATGTACCAGATCAAAACATCGGTATCAATGAGCATCAGAAGCGCCCGTTGCGCAGTTGGCGCACATAGTCGTCGATCTCCGAGATGTCGGGATGATCCTTCCAGATGCCAAAAAGTGCATCCGACGTTGCGGCGGATTCCGTTTCTTCTTCTTTCCTTATCGGGCGTGGCGGTTCGTCAAGGATGGTGACCAATGCGCGGTGCACACCTTTGATTCGCACGGGACGCGGAAAAAATACACGACCGTTCTCGTCGATGGCGGCTTCGATGGTTTGAATTGCCATTGTTATGCCAAATAATCGTTGCTTGGTCTGTGGATGGTAGTCGGTTTTGGTCGGTCATGACCAGATTGAGCGCCGAATTTCTGTGTCACAAAGCCTTTATCTCTTCGCGTTGATCCACGCGCGCAGCCAAGGCGCTTTCCAACTGATCCAGCGCCTCGAGCGCGGCTTCGAAGTCGTAGGCGTCGACGGCCTTGGCGACGGGGTGCAGGGCTTGGGCCAAGGGGTGGGCGCCGAGTTGGTTGGACAGGGCGGCGATGACCTCGGTGGCCTCGGTGTCGTCGTCTTCGAGCAGGGCGCGCAGGCGGGTCAGCTCGGGTGTCAGGGCGGTCGGGTCGATGGTCTGTGGTGA includes:
- a CDS encoding type II toxin-antitoxin system VapC family toxin; amino-acid sequence: MLIDTDVLIWYMRGDPTAYQRIEALQPKIQLSAVTQMELLQGMRDKAELRAFEATTRRWQARLIPISESISDRAVRLVRDYALSHGMRLGDALIAATALALNEPLLTANDKHYRMINGLSLQHFRASSNEQREHPSDIHPK